Genomic segment of Scyliorhinus torazame isolate Kashiwa2021f chromosome 7, sScyTor2.1, whole genome shotgun sequence:
ttgAGGGATAGAattatatctccaaatttgcagaagacacaaagctgggtgggagggtgagctgtgaggaggatgcagagatccttcaatgtgatttggacaagttgagtgagtgggtgaatgaatgACAGATGTTGTATAAATTGAAAAAATGCAAGGTAATCCAgtttggcagcaaaaacaggaaggcagattattatctgaatggccttaaattaggagaggagaatgctcaataatacctgggtgccctcgtacaccagtcactgaagttaAGCGTGCAGGTGCAACAAGTGGTAAAgaaggccttcatagcgagaggattttagTACATGAGCAGGAATGCCTTGCTGCAACTATAGAAggccttgttgaggccacaccaGGTATGctttcaggaagcagttagatatagcacctgGGCTGTAGGAGCTCAAAGGATCTGGGCAAATGCggcattaggctattgagttggatgatctacgatgttcataatgaatggtggagcaggctcgaagggccaaaaggcctactcctCTCCTATTTTCTGTCTGGGAACAGACCTCTCAGCTAGGCATCAATTTTGATGTTTTGAGGTCACCAATTGATGGAGCCTTTCACACACAACCAAAATGGCGTGTGGCTGGAATGGCCAATGGGTCAAAGGGGTTGTGAAAAGCAGGATTCCTTCTCCAAAAGAAACACACTGAAGATTTCACAAAAATCTGACAATGTCATGGTCACTTTCAGAATACACAATTGTTAAATTAATTTCATATCGTGCAATCCGTGGGAATTTGAAGTAAATTCTCTGGATTACGTGTCCTTTACTAGAAACACTGATGGAATCTATTTCCCAAGCACGTTTCCACTTTCACCAGGGTGACCTTTGCTCAGTGAATATAAAACTTCTCATTTGCTTTCTCTGTGCAGGAAATCATGGAGCTTGACCAAGTGAAACGTTGTCAACTTACTCGCAAACTTACAATTCTTGCATATGGTTCCATGATCTTCAGAAACTATGCAGAGAAGCCAGTTTGTCCCGAAGAGATACTGAAAGTAAGTTGCTCCTCATCCCTCTGTCTGCCCCGTGTGCCTGTGTTTGTGACTTCTGCGCATGTCCTAACTGAGCCTTGTCTTCCAGCCCATCCACAGCTTACTCAGCGACGCCGGCAACCGTCCCAATGATGAGGACATCGTTTTGGGCCTCAAAGCGATCGGCAATGCGGGACAGCCGGCCAGCATCAAGAATATCGTCAAACTATTGCCTGGATTCGGCACGGCGGCTGCCAATCTGCCACTGAAAGTCCGGGTTGATGCTATCATGGCGCTGCGCAACATCGCCAGGAAAGACCCACGGACTGTACGAGAACCTGCTGTTTGTTTTCCTTCTCATTTGATGTCAAATTGATTTCGGTTTCAGGTTATTTCTGAAACTGACCACAGTTAACATGTTAAATCATTCATTCAAAATTCGACAATTCGACACAGGGAGGGCGACACAATAATGGGTGGCATCCCAGTCCACAAATGTtcaggatatgtggattggccacactaaattgtcccttaatgtccatggATTTGCTGCTTAGGTGAGAttacagggttactgggataggacggGGGGAGTGAGCCGAGttcggatgctctttcagagggtcggtgcagactgaatgtgacagtctgcactgtcaggattctatgctcGCCCCAGATTGAATGGAATCCAATTCAGCAGCTTGATACTCGAGCCAAAGTCTATTTCCACCtgggactggatttgtttattttcacatgtaccgagctacagtgaaaagtatttttctgcgagcagctcaaacagttcattcagtacatgaaaataaaagaaaaagaaaataggtaatagggcaacacaaggtgcacaatgtaaacacatagacaccggcatcgggtgaagcaaacaggagtgccgtcttaatcaggtcagtccataagggggtcatttaggagtctggtaatagtgcggaagaagttgtttttgagtctgttcgtgcgtgttctcagacttttgtacctcctgcccggtggaagaagttggaagagtgagtaagccgggtgggtggggtctttgattatgctgcccgctttccccggcagcgggaggtgtagatcgagtcaatggatgggaggcaggttcgtgtgactgGCTGTGTTCACgatgctctgaagtttcttgcggtcttgggccgagtagttgccataccgggctgtgatgcagccagataggatgctttctatggtgcatctgtaaaagttggtaagagtcaatgtggacatgccgctcCATTCCGCTTTCCCACTGTTAAACTATTCTTTCTAATCTTCTGTCACAAGGTACAACGTATTGCTGTACAGACATTCCTCAACCGAAAGAATCATCCCGAGGAGCGAATGGTGGCCTGTGCAGTACTGTTCGCGACCAAGCCACCCCTGACTTTAGTCTCCATGGTGGCGAACTCACTGCTAACCGAGACCAGCCTGCAGGTGGCCAGCTTCACCCATTCGCACATCAGGGCTCTGTCTAGAAGTTCTCTTCCATCCATCAATTCGCTGTAAGTAGACGGACTTGCCTCTCTGCGATTCCAGCTCATTCTCGGGTCAGTCAGTATTAACTGCCAGTGTTTGATAAATGTCTTGCTTCTCACAGGGCTGCTGCCTGCAATCTCGCACTCAACATCTTAAGTCCCAAACTTGAGCAACTTGGTCATCGCTTCAGCAAAGTTTACCGTGTGGACACATTTATGTGTAAGTATGGTGCCCCCAGGCCAGGGGAGGGGGTGTTAGCAATGGCTTTAACACCTTCTAACAATGACAGAAATAACATTTAATTATTTAACTGGAATAGGTGTATTACCTTTGAATTTTTCCCTTTAAAATAGACAATAAGGTGTTTAGATTGTACAGCTATGCTGATACAATTACTGTTTTGAGAGAATATACAGACATCCTTGTCTAATTGTTCTATCCTTGTGATGTAGACCGGATGATGGCGGGAGCTTCTGCTAAACTCCTGCTGTTTAAGAATTCCGGCAGTATCATTCCCACAGCACTGCTGGCCAAGGTCAGAGGTCATGCCCTGGGAGGCTCATCGGATCTGATAGAGGTAATGTTCCACTGGACTGAACCAAGGAACCCCACACGCTTGTGAAGCTATCACTCCAGTTCATTGTGCAGACAGTTCTTTCTCACACTGTTTCTTTCTCATCGATAAAGGTTGGCTTACGAGCAGAAGGTCTCCAGGAGATCCTGATGAAAGAACGAGCACCAGATCTCAGGAAAACTGAGAGTAAATCTATTCGACGCATCCTAAGCAAGGTGAGAGCAGTTCAACATGGCAGCTCATAAACAAGTAGATTCTCTGCTCTCATGTGGTTCAGTGAGAATTGTGTATTGATTCCTGATACTTCCTCTTCTCCAGTTTATCAATTGGAAGGAATTGCCAGAAGAGACACCTTTGGCTTCAGCATACTTGAAAATTTTTGGACAAGAGTTAGCTTTCGCTCAACTGAGAAAGGAAGACCTTGATGCAATTAGACAGGTACTGAACCAATCAGTAAAATAATATATTGATGAACTGACGCCAGAGTGGTCAGTGATTTGTATATTTGCTTTTCCAGAGAATGTCGAGCCCAATAGACAGCTACATGAAAAAGCTTAATGAGGGAGTTACCTTCCATCCATCCAAGGCGCTGGTGGCAGCTGAGATGCGACAGGTTGTACCGACAGTGGTTGGTCTGCCAATGGAACTGAGCATCATTTCATCCGCTGTAGCAGTGTCCAATATCAGAGGTGAGAGTCTGAACGGATAATTAAACTCAAGACTGAAGTTTGCCTTCAGTTTGGGGAGTAACTGGCCAAGATGGTGGAATGTGTAcaggtccttccccacctctgacaATGTGAAATGGTGTTTCCTCTTCATGCTTCAGCCTTGTCACAAATTGACACAGATTACAGCTGATAAGAGTTCAGTGTCAGCCAAGCTCAGTGGCATGTGGAGTAATGTTAGAACCTTGGTAGAGAATAGAACCATAGAGTAATGTAGCACAGAGATAGGCCATCTATGAAATACATCACACACTGTGGATTCAACAAAGTCAGGATTTTCTTTCTCATTCTCCAAACAGTTGACCTTCGCTCCGACTCTCCCATTGGTAAACTTCCTCGGCTGCTCACTTCCAGGATTCAGCTGAATGCTCGCCTCAACCCAAGGTAGACACGTCAAGCTCTTTtgtttacagaaccataaatagtgTCACTGGAATATATCTTGACATGAATGATTATTGACTGCAGTGATTTATTCTGTTTCATATTCTTCCCGGGTCGGTGTATTGCTAATGCTTTCTGTAATGTTGCAGCATGTCCATACACACCAGAGTCTTCATGGGAATAAATATGCCTCAGATCCAGTCAGGCGTGGAACTCCGAGCAAATGTCCGTTCAATTATCCCCGTGGGCATAACTGCAAAGATAAACTTAAAAGAGGGAAATTTCAGGATTGACACTTCCCCAGCCGATAAGGAGAACAGGATTTTATCCATGATGTAAGTAGACTActtgaacagcgtgaaccaggttaatagactcgaacaggttgatattaagaaggaggatgtgctggaaattttgaaaagcatcaggatagataagtcccctgggccagacaggatatacccaaggtttctacgggaagtgagggagaagattgctgcgtcgttggcaatgatctttgcgtcctcactctccactggagtagtaccggatgattggagggaggcaaatctggttcccctgttcaagaaagggaatagggaaatctctgggaattaacaggcacatggacagcagtaaattgaaggggtgtaggttaggttgatcttagattaggataaatggtcggcacaacatcttgggccgaagagcctgtgctgtgctgtactgttctatgttctcttgttTGATGACCTGATAATAATTTGAGATTTGATTTCCTGATATTTCCTAACACAATATTCAATGTGCAGTTCCCAGGTGTATGCGGTTTCAAGAAATGTGGAAAATCTGTCTGCGGAAAAAATAACCCCAATTTTACCTTCCACTCCGGAAAGTCGAATTTCCAGACAACGCTTCAGGTCTTCATCCCGGTCATCCCGTGCAGCCAGCGCGAGAATTGCCGTAAGTCCCAATTGCTGCCAGTAACCTCATCAAACAGGCCATCCATTCAGGATTGCCTCGGAGCTGCTCATTCGCTTCATTTGTATTCGATGTTAATTCTCTTTTTCTGATCACCTGACACTAGCTCATTCTGCGTTCATCACTCCCGGCGTGTGGCAGTTCCAATGACATcttgctgctcctgtctcaccaaCATGTCCCATTTCCTCCTGACTCTACAGACACACCTGTCTCCAGAAACACTGTCTGACCAAGTGCCATGCTCCGAGGACGAACAGAGGCCACGCGTTCCCAATCGCTCATCCTATCGCTCCTGTGCAGAGGCAACAAAATTCGGCGTCAAAGCTTGTGTGGACGTCAGGATGGAGAACGCTCTTTCCTTCAAACATAGTCCATTGTACCGGCTGATGGGAGAACATACTTTGAACGTCTCGATTGCACCAGGTACAAACATGAGAAAGCACTTCCCcaacaggctcggtggattggccatgtcaaatcgCCCCTCAGTGCccaatgtttaggtggggttacggtgacagGGCAGTTGGTATGGACTCAGGCAgtgtgctcttgcagagggtcgctgcagactcattgagccgaatggccactttctgcactcTCGTGATTCTATGGATAGCTAATGAAGCCTGACAACATAACTGAATCAAAACTGAATTATGCATAAAATAATACCAGCATTGAATTCCGGGAATACAACTGGAAGAAACCGCCTTGTCATCAACCCCTTGCTTGTTGAGGTGCGGCTATTGGATGGGTCCAATTAACTGGTCTACTCATTATCATGTTGAGTCTCTGTCGATTTGGTAAGAGAGAGGACACAGCAATATCGTGCCCACTTACAGCTGCACAGAGATCCAACAGGAATTCAACTGGGATTGTAATTGTCCTTTTGTGGTCAATGGTCCTTGTTCTTTCTCCTAAATTGATGCTCAAAGAGAGAAGGCCTCCCAAGAACAACCCTGGCAAAGCTTGTCAATTTCACCTACTGTCACTTACAGGACTGTGCCGTCACAGGTCAGGTTGTTAACTTGACCTCTAACCAGCAGGATTGTCAACAGTAACCAGATTAACATTGAATGGGTTAGAGGTGTGATAGCCGTTGTTTAAAAAgagccaggtgatcagtcagtataCAGTATAAATTGAAACCTTCTGCCCTTAAAACACACCTTCTGGCCCTCTGCAAATCACTATTAATGGGTAAATGGTCCTAACCAGGTGCGGTGCTGATTTTCAGTACTTTATTGAGACACTCAGTACCTGTCCATGATGAAGAAAGGTCAGACATGCTGAATGTTAAGCGATATTGCTGTCTTGAGGACTCGGTGGAGATTGCTCCTGAGTGAATAACCATCAGTGGGCTAGAGAGAtggtttataatgcagaacaaggccagcagcgcgggtcgaattcccgtaccggctgagaattctgaattctccctccgttcgcccgaacaggcgccggaatgtggcgactaggggcttttcacagcaacttcattgcagtgttaatgtaagcctacatgtgataataaaaagattattatttatttatttaacatCTCTTGTTGCAAGTGCTGCTCAATTAATGAGAAACCGTTTATTTCTAGTGACCTCGGACCCAGAAATTGAAAAGATTGTGCTGGAAATACAAGCAGGATCCAGAGCATCTTCCAAACTGATGCGACTTGCAGACAAAGAGTTAGGACCAGACAGAATCCGCAGCAGTGCCGAAAGACTGCGATTGATGAGACAAAGCTCCCTGGTACCTTCTCATTAATATATGTAGTGAAATATCACATTGCACCGATCACAGAATCCTGGAACGCTAAGATACCGTTAGTTAGGAAATCTGAAGCAAAGACATTCCCAATCACTCTCAAAATCTGAGCAAACAGTTAATGGTTCAAGTCCATATCATTTCTTCAGAGATAGAATGAAataatctctgtttctctctctgctgatgctccCTGGCCTGTTGAGCGTTTACACAATTTTCTGCTTTAATTTGGGATTTTCAGTATTTTGCGTTCATGAAATTCTCCAATAGTTCAGTAGCAGAGAAACAAAGTATTTTGCGACATTGGAAAGGGTAATTGTCTGTGTACCAGTTCCGGATAGAAGAAAGAATTACACTAAATAATTGTCATCATGATCGCTAGTATGGCAGGCTAGGTAGAAATGGCCCACTCTTCCCTCAAccccctgttatgggcgaggcattttcagaaccccaaaatgtatcatggagttcaaccaacctctccctttaatgtatttgttgcttttccgagcacacggcttttcccctaagtgtggaattacaattatggacacgtgggtttttaaacacaaaacactgtttattccatgaactcaacttaacatcgtaaataaacattggatctcttaacaccccttacttcaaagataactcagaaaatattgcaacagtaaatacttccttaaaatgttccttcaaacttataagagacttaacacctttaaacagtaccacatcaggttaaaggatatatatattttctgtagaatggcagagatatattagcttgggtgacttcagctccagcaccttgctttcttaatgcagctctctggaaacccacagacacacccacgccgctttctcaaacctggctttccccCTTCTAAGCaggtcacagcaaaccagaacttctcaagctgctgtctcaaactggctttctacttttaaactgctcacggcaaaacagccaggcacttttaaactgctctcagcaaaaccagccagacacttttcaaactaactgcaaaaccaaactaaactgcaaaatggctgaactgagctgagctccacccactctatgacatcactgttttttaaaggtacattgcttaaacatccatgtcttaaaggtattctcgcATGACACTCCTTTATCTGCTTTAACCTCCACAGTGAGCCATTTTTATATCAAAACCTTAAAATGCTGTTTTGTTCACAGCCTAGAATGCGCAACAGGACTTTGTCCAGTTCGAGCTCCAGCAGTTCCATGCAACAGTCAGGAAGACTCACCTCTCGAAGCAGTTCCCGTACAAGCAGTTCATCAGAATATAGTCAGCGGCGGCGAGATTCTAAAATAGTCCTTCCAAGTGGAAGAACAGTCAGCAGGAGGAGAGGCAgcatgaggaggaggagcagcagcagcagcagcagcagcagcagcttgaGGAGCATCAGGAGGTCACAACAACAGATAACCAGACGGACCAGTGGGACTTTGCGCAGTGGCAGGATATTGAGCAGTCGGAGAGAGGTAACTGCTGTTATCAGTGCTGCCAATAATTTGATCTTCTTATGCTGCGGCTGGGGGAAAAACACTTTCCATTTGAGTTAAGGTCTCCCTTCTGCTTTAGCAAGGCACCAACTTCAAACCCATACCCCGTTCTGATATTTCCCCAACTTCCAAAGTTACTCTCTATGAATAGGATTGCCAGGAAAGCAATTTATTTCTCAAAAGAATTTTCCAGCCCAGACAGACAGATGTTCCTATGTtgataagatatcggagcagaattaggccactcggccgatcgggtctgctccgccattctatcatggctgatatgttcctcatctgcgacctacaatgttacagaccaagagttggattgcaaaatcagccagagcatcgccTCCCTACAACACATtacctaagagcaggagtaggcataacccttcaacccattaccaattaaataaTCGTCTAACTCttgaaatttactcactgtccaacATCCAGCACACTCTtgagtagcgaattccacagattcacaaccctttgggagaagtagtttttcctaaaatctgttttaaatttgctacctcttattccaaGATTATTATCTCTTGttttagaatgtcccacaagaggaggCATCAGCTCCACGCCTACTTTATTCATAccgtttagcatcttgtatacctcaattaggtctcccctcattctcctaaactccagatagtacaggcctaaactgttcaatctctcctcatacggcaaACTCCTCATCATTGGAATCAatatagtgaacctcctctgaactgcctccaatgccactacatctttcctcaaataaggggaccaaaactctgcacaatactccaggtgcagccttaTATAATCCCTTTTCttcaaatgccaacattccatttgccgtccTTATTatctgctacacctgcatgctcatttcctgtgactgatgcacaaggacatccagatcccggAGCACCCCGAACTCTCCCCCCATTGAAATAATAAGTTGCCGTTCCATTTTGTGGACCAagatgcacaacctcacacttgtccacattaaactccatctgccacattttggcccactctcctaacgtaTTTATAtctatttgtaaggttcttatttccagtCTCCCTGCCAGGGCTGGATTTAAACTAGGTCACCTAAAATGATGGGCCAACTATTCGTAAATCATCTGATTCGGTATTTCAATCTCTTTTCACAGTCAATAAGCCACCAACTCCTGGAACTCGCGTTCAGGCCATTGCAAGACAGCCGGGTAAGATAACACTCTGCTCGCACAGTTAGCAATTCTTCTTCTGTGACATGGACATTATGTAACGTGTGTAAGCCATATTGCCTGCATCACATTTAATTATTTGTTTTCTAAGAATGTGCTGCTTAATACCTCTATAGAACATTAATCATACTGACATTGAAACGTTTACATTTTCATCAATAAATTGAAATAATAAACATCAAGTAACTCACATAGTCAAAGGGAAGTGCAATAATTTGCTCCCTGCGTATTGATTGTCATCAATTTGCACTTTGATGTTGCTTAGTACACAGTCCGAAAGCAGTCAGCACGAATTCTCTCTGCTTCAACACATCGCTCTGGCTCCAGCCGTATTACCAGGATAGGACGTCGTTCTGGCTCAAGGGCAAGTCGCGCCAGCCACGGTTCATCCATCCTTCGATCATCTGAGCAGGTCTGTCGAGTAGTCGCTGTAGGAATGGTCCCAGAGGTTTTCaatgtttggggatttttcagcctAGGTGTTTATTTTATATAATCTGCATTTGTGTTTCAAACTGCAGCGCTATTTGATTAGCAGAGTGGGCCCACCTTCCCTGGTTGTCCTTCTTCGATCTCGAAGGACCGACGGCACACAGCGAGGCTACCAGGTGACTGGTTACGTGAAGATGGAAACTCGCCTGCCGAGGGTACACTTGCGCCTGGTGGAACTGGATGAGAAGAGCAATTGGAGAATCTGTGCCGATGCAGCAATGCCCAGCTCACACAAAGTCTTGGTAACGGCCAACTCTCCAATCACATGCCTGCTTGCTGTAGACATTCTGAAATGCCGACAGGTAAAGTATCGCTTTGTCTCACTGTCATTTCTTTTGACATTCTCTAGACACAAGTGAGATGGGGTGAAAACTGTGAGAAATACAAAGTTTCCGTCAGAGTGTCGAATGGTCAGCTTGCAACACACCCAGCAGTGAAGGTCAAAATGCAATGGTCCAGGATTCCTGAGAGTCTGAAATATAATGCAAAAATGTGAGTATTCTGCAAACATCATTGTCTCAGTCTATTCTTCACTGTCCCTTATCCACAATACTAAGATCCAAAACAATTGTTGTCCAATCAGGGTTGGAGACTATATACCAGGTTTGGGTTATGCGTTAGGATTGTCTCAAACCTACAGACGTAATCCATCTCGTCAGATTACAGCACTGGTGGCTCTAACATCCCCACGTACAATCGATACAATCATCAAACTGCCCAAGGTATTTCTTTACGATTGTGTCACTGTGATTTTTTTCACTCAATGTCACATTTGTGTGCCTGCAGAATCATGAATCTTTGATTTTCTCTTGCAGATGACAGCCTATTATCAGGGTTTGCAGCTCCCTGCATCATTGCCCATGCAAGCAATAAGTGTACGGGTGCAGCAGAAAGGATTCAGCACCATAGCTGACATTCCAGACATGGTTCTGGCAACCAACCAACGTAATTAAAATTTCAAGTATCTCCTCTCCAGATTTAGCTGCGATGAGTTGTAGTGAAAACTTGCCATTATTTTAAGTCGAATCTCACGCAGAGAAGTATTGAAGTCCTGCCTGATGTTTTATATTTGTTCACCAACATGAGATGCTCAGTGGGCCCATCAGCAATGTTGGAAATGCCTCCTTCCAGTCCATAGAATGCCCATTGATCCGCAGGATGTTGGAACCAATCACGTGATTGTTGTGTAATTCCAAATATCAAACAGCAGTCGAGCGAGTATTATTGGCGTAGTGATGACATTATTCTGGTCTTGCTCTGCCTCCGATTTTAACAAATCTTAATTTgcttattttaaaaaggttaaccaaTCCCTCAGAATAATGTCCAAAGGAAGAATGGCTGACCATGTTAGTTTGAATCTCATCAATTATCATTGCTAGGCCTATGTATCCTGGAAGTAAAAATGTTTGACCTGTATGTTGGCTATAAAGTCATTATTTGTAAATATTATTTGATTGTTCTGTAGGTCAGTGTACTGTAGAAAAGGATATTATTCAGTCCTTCGATGAAACCAAATTGAAACATACGCTCGCGAATAGGTGCTATTATGTCCTGACCCAAGATTGTTCACCATCCACAAGGTTCATATTGATGATGAGGCGTGCTGAAATTGATCAGAGCAAAAAGGAAATAAAATTAGTGCTGGCATCCAACAATACGTAAGTTACATTATCTTTGATCTCCAATAGCTTTCATGTATATTTCTGGAGAACGTGATTATTTCATTGAAGAGGGAGTAACTTTATCAGACTGGTGAATGGCAGCTTTTCTGATCATTTAATACATCTGATATTTGCATGCCTGCAGACTGGGATCCATTGAAAAATGTATCAATGGGCACAGGTGACCAGACTACTGCAGGCTCAATATtagtgatgccaagaggctataaGGACACCACACTGCTCATGAGAATCCAAATGTGTTATTAAAGCTGGAAGGGCTGGAAAGATTAGTTAAAATTCATTAGGTTAACCATGATCTGAACGTGAAAAAT
This window contains:
- the LOC140426038 gene encoding vitellogenin-like, producing the protein MDFDTNKKWIGQQSEDFKWSPDTQRRLYIWSPMQTEFRFNMKALIFLLALACAGSDHVKRYNPIFSQNQLHIYKYDGVILTGLPEKGLNRAGIRITSRVRVRGLGSNQYLLQLENPQLQELNGIWPKDPFSSLRKLTERWTPLLTKPVKFEYTDGRVGNIFTSENVPEDVLNIHRGILNILQITIKKSQNFYDLQEAGIEGICHARYIVQEDKRKERLIITKAKDLTNCQERVLKQTGIVYTQLCPSCQQRGRNIRASAASTIVLKPTALGAIIQEARVREVHQFTPFHELDGTIRLEARQSLILEKITTAQMEQIPDMQNRRSLQYRSERNVLQQPFRLLKDQNVITQIKDTLNHMAQHNAQDVHADAPARLMQLVQLLRVAPHRAFSEIWSWAKTQPEPRRWLLEAIPAIGTIESLKFIKSRIQESETLRSEILQALILALHQVKTDRDVLTTAREIMELDQVKRCQLTRKLTILAYGSMIFRNYAEKPVCPEEILKPIHSLLSDAGNRPNDEDIVLGLKAIGNAGQPASIKNIVKLLPGFGTAAANLPLKVRVDAIMALRNIARKDPRTVQRIAVQTFLNRKNHPEERMVACAVLFATKPPLTLVSMVANSLLTETSLQVASFTHSHIRALSRSSLPSINSLAAACNLALNILSPKLEQLGHRFSKVYRVDTFMYRMMAGASAKLLLFKNSGSIIPTALLAKVRGHALGGSSDLIEVGLRAEGLQEILMKERAPDLRKTESKSIRRILSKFINWKELPEETPLASAYLKIFGQELAFAQLRKEDLDAIRQRMSSPIDSYMKKLNEGVTFHPSKALVAAEMRQVVPTVVGLPMELSIISSAVAVSNIRVDLRSDSPIGKLPRLLTSRIQLNARLNPSMSIHTRVFMGINMPQIQSGVELRANVRSIIPVGITAKINLKEGNFRIDTSPADKENRILSMISQVYAVSRNVENLSAEKITPILPSTPESRISRQRFRSSSRSSRAASARIATHLSPETLSDQVPCSEDEQRPRVPNRSSYRSCAEATKFGVKACVDVRMENALSFKHSPLYRLMGEHTLNVSIAPVTSDPEIEKIVLEIQAGSRASSKLMRLADKELGPDRIRSSAERLRLMRQSSLPRMRNRTLSSSSSSSSMQQSGRLTSRSSSRTSSSSEYSQRRRDSKIVLPSGRTVSRRRGSMRRRSSSSSSSSSSLRSIRRSQQQITRRTSGTLRSGRILSSRRESISHQLLELAFRPLQDSRYTVRKQSARILSASTHRSGSSRITRIGRRSGSRASRASHGSSILRSSEQRYLISRVGPPSLVVLLRSRRTDGTQRGYQVTGYVKMETRLPRVHLRLVELDEKSNWRICADAAMPSSHKVLTQVRWGENCEKYKVSVRVSNGQLATHPAVKVKMQWSRIPESLKYNAKMVGDYIPGLGYALGLSQTYRRNPSRQITALVALTSPRTIDTIIKLPKMTAYYQGLQLPASLPMQAISVRVQQKGFSTIADIPDMVLATNQRQCTVEKDIIQSFDETKLKHTLANRCYYVLTQDCSPSTRFILMMRRAEIDQSKKEIKLVLASNNTIIEAIPTQSGTKLLVNGVERDPSQQIPEVSGINVQQKDAGIILEVRSIGIERLFFDGNRVEIELDQMISKTCGICGQNNAEKKMMKPNQEEARDVEDLFESWTYPGQTCADDCKVRREFVPLGKVIEFEGLESRCYSVEPVQRCLEGCAPIETRSQIVNFHCVSSNFTVNDYTVFSRKSPDVRHSVDSHSDCMCSRCAEA